The proteins below come from a single Ochotona princeps isolate mOchPri1 chromosome 13, mOchPri1.hap1, whole genome shotgun sequence genomic window:
- the DDIT4 gene encoding DNA damage-inducible transcript 4 protein — MPNLWDRFSSSSSSSPSSSSGTPTPGRPPRSAWGSAAREDGLDRCASLESSDCESLDSSNSGCGPEEDSAYLDGESLPDLELLSDPEDEHLCASLMQLLQESLSQARLGSRRPARLLMPGQLVSQVGKELLRLAYSEPCGLRGALLDVCVEQGKTCHSVGQLALDPSLVPTFQLTLVLRLDSRLWPKIQGLFSSANAPFVPGFSQSLTLSTGFRVIKKKLYSSEQLLIEEC, encoded by the exons ATGCCCAATTTGTGGGACCGTTTCTcttcctcgtcctcctcctcgcCTTCGTCGTCGTCCGGAACTCCCACCCCGGGGCGGCCGCCGCGCTCAGCCTGGGGGTCCGCGGCCCGAGAGGACGGGCTGGACCGCTGTGCCAGCCTCGAGAGTTCGGACTGCGAGTCCCTGGACAGCAGCAACAGTGGTTGCGGGCCTGAGGAAG ACTCGGCCTACCTGGATGGGGAGTCCCTGCCCGACTTGGAGCTGCTCAGCGACCCCGAGGATGAGCACCTGTGCGCCAGCCTGATGCAGCTGCTGCAGGAGAGCCTGTCCCAGGCGCGGCTGGGCTCGCGGCGGCCCGCGCGCCTGCTGATGCCCGGCCAGCTGGTGAGCCAGGTGGGCAAGGAGCTGCTGCGCCTGGCCTACAGCGAGCCGTGCGGCCTGCGGGGGGCGCTGCTGGACGTGTGCGTGGAGCAGGGCAAGACCTGCCACAGCGTGGGCCAGCTGGCCCTGGACCCCAGCCTGGTGCCCACCTTCCAGCTGACCCTGGTGCTGCGCCTGGACTCGCGCCTCTGGCCCAAGATCCAAGGGCTGTTCAGCTCGGCCAACGCTCCCTTCGTCCCCGGCTTCAGCCAGTCCCTGACGCTGAGCACGGGCTTCCGGGTCATCAAGAAGAAGCTCTACAGCTCGGAGCAGCTGCTCATCGAGGAGTGTTGA